The Ciona intestinalis chromosome 9, KH, whole genome shotgun sequence genome contains the following window.
AACAGTATAATTCTCACCTTAAACTTTCATAACCTTGCGACACATATAGCGTGAGGTAGCAATTATCCggattaaatttataaaaatgaacagTTGATAATAATAAACTTATCGTGCTTGGTAAACCATGGCTCGCAGAGAccgtaaaaaatgtatataagaAAAAGTTGTCAAACAGGTAAATATAAcactaaacatttaaattagatGTTAAAATTATGTGTAAACTACTGTTGcaacaaatattatgttttgcGAATGTTTTTCACTCACGAGCCTTCAATGTAGTTGTAAAAATCCATCTCCCCTTCCGTAGTCGAACATTTAAAATTCGGAAAAACATCACCGAGATTGATTCCCATTCTACTGTTTTACTCGAAATATTCGAAatacagattaaaaaaatgttaattcaATATCtgaaaaatgcaataaattaaTTAGTCCTTTAATTTAATAGTAATTGTAATGTGCATAGAGTACAAATTGCATTGTAACGAAAGCGAAAATATTCgccaaaaaaaacagttgccGTCGATCTAACTGcattatttgtaattttgtaaaccGCACAAAAATGCTGTCCTTATAAGGCGATtctgataaatttaaatagtcAACGGTCGAAATTAATAACATCGTTTCTGCGTTTATATAGGCAAAAAAATTGACCTATGTGGCCCTATATCATTGccaaattattgtttttatgtgtaCAAGATTTAAACCGCGTTAATATTCATCTTGTCTAAACTAAATTGAAGGGTCAGGTGTCAAACGAATGTAAGATTTTTTAGACGGAACTTCTGTCACTTCGAATCCTTTCGGAAAAAGTTTAACCGCTTCTTCATCACTTAACGACGGGATCACCCTGCATTTTTCACCTTTCTGGAATATACATATTcacatataaacatattatcaTTACGCATTACGATGCGCATGGCACcgaaattaattattttacacattgTTTATACCTTGATACATACGATATATATCTAAATACCAAAAAATTAGCCAACTTTCTGACCTTCCAGTTAGCTGGAGTAGCTACTTTACTGTTTGCAGTTAACTGTAAAGAATCAATCACTCGAAGAATCTCACTGAAAAAACGCGTCGCCTTAGTATATTTCGCAATCGTTATGTGCAGACCGGTGAATATTAATCTTACTGAAAATTTCTTCCTGTTGTGGCGGGATATAATATTGATAACTTCAGCTTCTTGTCGGGGCCTATTACAAACACCTAAAGAAAATGTTATGTCGTTCAGCCGTTATTAtatgtagtagagtgggggagacGGAGAACCTTAACACAtagtatctaaatattctgatcgtgttttgaacaattaaaaaaggtaCACGGggatcgtgaggatacgcttttataattcttggggtttttgtttactatcaaattgggcgagaagtgagaatgaaaatgtgttccatcttacccttaCCTACTTCACTTGgtgtaaaattaatatttaaaaataggttCGTTTCTACTTACACAACGAGCGGTTAAGGGAAGACCTGTGCTATCAACTTCATCAGGATCTAACATGCCCAAGTCACTAAGCAACTGACGAGATACTGAAGCAAGCGGAAAAGGAAAACGCTTCTCTGACATTGAGTACAGAACTTGAATATCCTGATTATAATGCACATTAAACTACTTCAGTATGTATAGCCGCTGGTGTTTTGGCACACATTATCATACGGATGACCTCACGCTGATGCCACGTTTGCAGCATTGGTTGCCCTGCGGCGAGATTTTTAATCTGTGTAGGATTTTCAAAGCATATATATGCCGAAGCCATATACCTATAGTATTTACAAACCGCAGTGATAACTAAGACTTTAGAAGTAATATTAGAACTAGTGAATTATAAATCGGGCCAACCTTCACCCATCCCTTATGTGATTCTACAGAATCCACCGAAACTTCCAGCATTTTGACTCCACGCTTTTGAAACTCACAATGCTGCAATGCAGCCGCACCAAGCTCCGTACTACACACAGGAGTATAGTCGGCCGGatgtgaaaacaaaacagcccATCTGAAAACACAACTTTTAGAATAGTGaacttttaattgaaaaaatgttataaattttgCTTATTATAAATTGTCTCTTGGGTGTGAAtacgaattaaaaaaacgttacCTATAAGCGTTTTAGGAggtaatatttacagaaatatacaaCTGTGGCCTCGCAACTATAATAAAGCGTTGATAGTTCTTGAAAACTAGATCAGGATGTATAAGATTTGGATGCTAACAgtaacccatcttaccccacagtatactgTATGAAGGAATTTTCAATTTTGAATAAAGAAATTATTCATGAACTTTTAATAACCAACTTACGAGTCTTTTATGTATTCGTGAAAGTTTAAATCCCCTTCAGTTGTTTTGCAGTCAAAGTTTGGAAAAACTTGCCCAAGATTGATTCCCATTTTTCATTAACCAGCACTAAACCTTTACACAACTGCACACAGTCGTTTAGTGATAGTCGCTGGGTGGTGCTATAGTGCATGCCTATACCATTTAACACTTTGTTGGCCCTTACATGCTAGTTCTGCTATTTATCGCCAAAATACAATGACATTTCGTCCTATTAACTTACAACACAGGAAACAGTTGCAGCAGTTTCGTTTACACGAATTGCAGCGAGACAAACTCAAAGTACAAAGTTTATCGCCGATTAGCAAATAGATACGTCATACTGCAAACTCGATACTCACGTGGCATGATTCGAATCACGTACGTCGCACATGGAGTTATGATGTTATCAGTAATCGGTGGCGCCGAATCTCTAACTTTAGGTACACAGATAAAGCTTGGCAGGGCAATGGCTTACATTACGTAGCCTATAGTGGCGCCACAACATGTAATGGCGCTACATTAAGATTGGTCGGGAGTTAAACGGATGGTTAACGGAGAAGCGAAGCGtgaataaaaatacacttGGCTACCCACCGACTCTTGTACATTTAAATGGTGCATAAGTTTTTCAACGTGGACTTCAGCACAAACACATACATTACTTACAATTGGAAACATTCGACAGAGGCAGCTGGTAGCAATGGTTACTTTGTTGATGAAACTCTTTTCTTCTAATGAAGAATCCTGGTTTAGTGGTTTCTATAATCCTGAAAactcttttttaaacttttaacgaTACAACATAGCAGTAAAGGGCATGAACTtcatattatgtattaattaGTTTGACATGATTACATCAATTAATTACTTTACAATCTAGAATTGCATAAACACAAGTTGAGCAATAGGTACATTTGATTACAAGGCAAGCTGGTAAGTATGGATACAATTCTAATTGTCTCAAAAGGAATGTTTAGGTGTCTGTACAGGTTCCGAATGTGACTTTATTTTGAAGGGTCTGGTGtcaaacgaatgtaacttttcttGGATGGAACTTCAGTGACTTTAAATCCTTTCGGAAAGAGCTCAGTTGCTTGTGCATCACTTAACGATGGAACAACCATGCAATCTTCACCGCTCTGTTGCAATAAGTATTATTTATACGGTAATTAATAGTgtggtttatatatacatatataccttCCAGTTGGCTGGAGTGGCCACCTTCTTAGTTGCAGTGAGTTGAAGGGAATCAATCACACGAATAATTTCACTGACAAATaagaaagaaatgaaaaagttatGTTGATTTTTGAACAGGTATTTTACTGAcgaaaaagattaaaatttttatgtttatggcAACTTTTTGTCTTCCAAAGTGTCTTTACACTATGTTATCTTTATAATGGTGACCAAATGTAAGCTCTTGCTTACAAACATATTTCTAACTATACACTCAAATCTAAAAATAGGTCCACATCATCACATGTATGTCTgaataaagaaaaaagcaCAGATAAGCAAACAGATATCTGATAAAACCCATGTTTTATCATCAGCTGGTGCCACAGGGCAAGTTTAACCACTATTAATCAAACCAGGGAAAACCAGTACTTGAAATTTCTGCCAGTGGTAGCAGGGTAGAGTAAAGACAACTTCAGCTTCTTATCAGGTCCAATGATGAACACCTGTTAGACACAGCATGGTACAACATTACTGATTCAGATTTACAGTGTATAATATTACGAAGAGTTCTTGGTAATTTAATGACAATGTCACTAATCAAACAGATAAACAACAGTAGTATTACACGACTGTTTGTAGTGACATACACTTGGTGCagtaaataaacttaaagaaCACACTATTTTATGGCCAGGATTCTATACAAGTTTTAATGTTGTTCAATATGTTGTTTAAGTACTTTTTAAGCAAAACTGAGTATGAAAAATATTCGATATGGCGAAAGAACaaagataaattaagttatttgttttcagCTATTGGCATAACATCAGGAATGTCATGCCACCTCCACTTTTCCAACAAGTGtaacatcatatgttttagtatGGCATTTTTAAACTCAAAATAGCTTTTTCTCTGTAttcaaacaagcagagccaaagtatacaTGGACAGTATTTAGTAGTTCAGTACAATAATCAATATGGTTTCcagtgtttaaaaattatagtaagttgtaactgcattttagcaaAGTCACCCTAGGTCAGTGCAAAATTCAAACAACCTACACCTGGGTATGTATCGTAAACTGTGAGTCAGAGAACTAATACAGTAATAATGCAGATTTAAATCGTTTTTATGATTTCTGACAAAAAACTTACACAGCGAGCAGTGAGTGCCATGCCAGATGCATCAACCTCGTCTGGGTCCAACATACCAAGATCCGCTGCAGTTTGCCGGGTGCCTGCAATGATTGGATACGGGAATTCTCCTTGCAATCCAGCGTAAGATTGAATGTCCTGCATGGAAGTGAAATCAAATATTTGGTGGAATATGATGTTAAAAGCAGTTGCAGGCAATGTTTTATAAGTCATTAAAATTAGGATACGCTAGGAGGAATGGACGTTTGATACTTTGTGATCTCTATGATACTCTCACCGCCTTACAGTTTGGCATATATTAACCTAGGGcgattacattaaaatatacaatgttaacaATTTCTTATAACCTTAATCCAGCCATTGTGAGAATCCACAGAGTCGATTGAGAGACCAATCATTTTGACACCTCTGGCATCAAATTCTGGCTTTAGTTGAGCTGCTGTACCCAATTCAGTTGTACAGACAGGGGTGTAGTCAGCAGGGTGGGAAAATAAGATGGACCAACTGGGAATcaggttaaaaaataaacttgatTACAAAgctattaaactaaaaataactgTAAACATGCTTATACACTAAATCCTAAAGGTATACCagaaaacatataatatatatataaatattgaaataaaaatacacaaaaatcTTAAACTACATGGAGTAAATGCCTGTTACATATGCAATgccaaaaaataagttaattgtaaaaatcaAACCCTTctgatttataaaatgaataactTACGATTCATTGATGAAGTCATGCAGTTTGTAATCTCCTTTGGTTGTTTTGCAGTCGATATTTGGGAAAACTTGTCCAAGATTGACTCCCATGTTGTTGGATTAAAGATTTATAATTGCAAATCAAGTTATAACTGAACCAAgctaaaaaagtaattttataaGAATGCAAAAACGGCTGCGCTTTTcagttataaatatacttaACAGACAAAGTGGCAAGTGACATGCAAAACACTCTTCGTCATCAGACACATGTATTCTGTTGCAACTACCGTGCTGCTGACTTCCGGCGAATTTATTTATTGACCTAAAACGTGGCACAACAACCCGCAACggctaaatttaaatttgccaCTTTTGCAAGAGTGAAATTTTGCTTTGCCGGTGCCGCAAGCAGATAGTTTGCTAAAGAATACCGTTCTGCTTGATGAGCTGGGAGATTTACAAACGGAGAAAAACGCTCTGGTAAATGTCTGCTTCTGTACACAGTCACACACACACCCATCCGTTGTTGACATTGTGCGCCCTATTGTTCAGTTGCGCCCGAAAGCTTATTTAACCCTAAAGTACAGAACATTGTGTTGCACAATAAATGTCGTATACTGTTCTGACTGAGGTCTAGACCAGATTTTTGATGCTTTGTCTATAAAACGTGACAAGGTCACCAACATGGCGTCCTCGGTTATAGACCACAACGTTTTTCAAAGAAACAACAGTTCTGTAGCGCCACCATAAGGAGCGTAAAATTCTAGTTTTAAAACCCTTCACGCGCTATAGAGCAATACGGTAATCAATGTATTTTGGTTCGACTAAAATATACTATCATAGTCGtagtattctgttttattatattatatgtggGTGATGTACTTGTCGATGACCTAAGattttggcccattaccaaaACACCCAGGTCGCCCATAAGTCTTTTATGCGGGCAGTGTCGCCGACTCCATCTGCGAGACATTGCCCACCGACTCCGTAGCATTCAAACAATGTTCTCAATATTTCTTGCCGAATAAAAAGCCAGTAAGTCGTGCAACCATTTCGTGGTGCTATGTATTTGAAGATTGTGCAGTTTTAAATAGGTAACAGTAAAATCAACGTTGACGCTGTTTcttaaaataagcaaaaatcGAAATGGAAAAGAAGGATGTAGCACTGGACGTTGGGTTCGTCGGAAAGTGTATATAAAAATGCGAATGCTAAAGCTGGAACTGTGTTGGATTGTAAGTAAAGCACGAGTGTCTTCTATGAAGTTGGATGTGCACAATTGCGAGTGTTGTGCAAAGTTTTTATCGAATGTGCTCCAGCGAACAAACggaatgtttgttttgattcGGCCAGTGGTGAGCTTCTCTGCACCAAGGCCGCCATAACTCTTGGATGGAGTCGCGCGTCAAATCCGCCGCTTGAGTATGTGTCAAGGTCGACAACAACTGTTCAGGTCGAATCACGTATATTTGGTAGGGTTTTGCAATCGCAAGACGTAGCCATTGTTCGAGTTGTCATTTTCAGAGTTCTTCGATGAGGTACGAGGGCTAGGGGTTTTGTTTGGTAACAAATTCCCGAACAACAGTTCCAGCGAGCTTTTCTTTTTCGATGCTTCTTTAAAATAGCTTGAAAGTATGAAGCGGGGAAACGAGTCGTTTTCCATGATGGAGTAAATATATCTTTGAGCGTTGTCGAACACATTACATGGAAGTGGGTCACCACTGGTGAGAGCAAGTGTGATCTGTCTTCTTGTGACGTGGTCTATGTTCACCTATTAAAAAGGAAACCATGGTCAACCAGGTGCATATTTGGTATCTGAGGTTAATACTGGTTTAAAGATGGGCGTAAAGAGTTACTGGAATCCTTAGGTAAATTTCAGTAATCGTAAACTTGTTGACTCGCGTACGGCTTATAGGTAACATGGATTTACGTTCGGTGtcatataataaaactttttcttacAAGACAATAACCATTTTAAAGAATCCTAACTTGGATGTTTAAACGCATTGACGTAGGTTAACCAATAAAATTCTCAGCGTGTGTGGGAGTTATAAAACTTGTTccagaaataaatataagtgCGCGTAGCATCGTTTAAATCAGGCATGTTATGTGTGGGTGACCTTTTGGGTAACGCAGTAACGTGGTTGTGCTTTGAATTCATTGCGTAAATGCgtgaaaatattgtatatatctACGTAGAAGCGTGGTTCGTTAATAGAATCCTGCAACTAAAGCTAGCGCCACTCATGTAAAGAATCTAAACTAAGAATCAAGGCACGCCACGTCGCGTCCGGTCTACAATTATTTTTAGACACTGACTGACGCGCAACCATCGACACAACCGCTCTAATGAATGGAAACAGAGGGCAAGCCATATGGTCAATAGGACTGTACAGTTGCAAAAATAGGCTTGTGCTGCGCACAGAACACCGTTTGACGTGTGTTATGCTTTAAGCtgattcatttattttgattattcGAGTTAAAATACCTGATTTTCTGACATAGGAGACACAAAGGTTTGGTAAATTGTCTCCGCGTCCTGGCCTCGCTGTGCAGTTCGTTTCACTTTTCGGTATTGCTCGCAAGAGCACCAGAATTCGAGGTTTTCAGAGCTAAATTCGGACTCCAGGAAGTTTTTAAAAGACATCCGCaattctgtaaaataataaataatatttacttgcGGCCAAATAAAGCAATTCTCGGGGGTGGCGTAGGACGCTAAATATGATGACAAGACTTACTGACGGGCTATTGTCTTCGCCAACTAATTTACATATTGAGCACAAGGCTTTActtgaaaatataaaccaaatatGGCCAAAATCATAGGTCCTTAGGCGGTATATGGCCCAAACACTATACGAACTTCACACATATACAGAATAgaacaatatttacaatgtAAATCTCAAGAAAACCAAATACTTACTTTTATTATCGAGGACATCAGCAAGCGTGTATGATGGGATACTTGCAGGTCTTGGTCTGCAAAAAGCAAGTCATTAttactatgtttaaaatataagcatAATATAATATCACCAGATGGGCGAAATCCACAGTATAGTTacataaatttgaaattttactCACCGACGCATGATAGAAGTTCCTTgattaccaaaaaataaagattttggTCTCTGTCGTCTGCCCGGGCTACGGTGCGTGTTTTCTCCGCCAATTGATTTTTCGTTAAACAGTTTCAACAGTTGGGGTGCGCTACGGTGGTTCGTGTCTTGCTTTGATGTCGTGAGCGAATTTTGTTCTTTTCTCAGCTTGACTGTCGTTGATTTCTTTTCTTTGCTCGTTTCTTTAGCTTTCGGTTGTATATTGCTTAGACtaatttttctatatttgCCGAAAGctctgaaaaaaaacacataccaATTAAAAATTAGGATCCTATTTTGTAATGCTGCAGTAAGGTTAAATACATGACTACCTATAAACAATAACCTTACACATCTAGAGACGACATGTGTCTGATGAATAATCAAACGCTGggttggtatttatatcaaGGCTGACTAAGTGGgagagaaaaagaaaaaaaaagtgaGACAGCTTCTCTTTGTTTCTCTTTCTCACTCTTTTTCTCCCTGGCTTTCTGTTTTGGCGCACCACACGCTTACGTCAACCAGACTTCTAAAACGcggaataaatttaaaattatttagccCTTGAATCTGTCTACAACGACAGGTACCTGTAAACTGACTGGGTGATTAATTGTCGATGCCCCGGCAATTCTATTTGGGATAACCGGCACACGAACAACATCACGTACACACACTACACAAACATGAGGCTTATCACCACTGTCCACGTTGGTAATTACCGATAAGTAAAACACATATACCCCGTGTTCGAGTCAAAAAACATTATCCTTTCATGTTTCCTTCATGGACAGAACTAATCATGGCGTCAGCAAAAACAGAACAAGTTCTTACAAGTTATGTTTCACTCAAACCCCTTTGAGTGGGGAGCCAATAACATGCTAGAGTTTTCGTAACAGTTTACCATTTATTAGTATACTAATTTGTTACAAAGTTTACtgatacagaaaaataaaacgtacGGGCATAAGCGGTTATAACGTGCTTATGTAGTTATTAAAATCTATAACGTCGGTTCACCTCCCGCAACACAAAACTATAGCTTTCTAATTACAAGCATCCTGTTTGGAATATAGAACGTGAAATTAGGAGGTACACTTACACAGTAAACAGTCAAGCAAATATTCATGAGAAATGCGATATACGGAAACGACGTGTTTAGCTGCACATTACGGTCACGAGCCAGTCAGCTAAAATTTTCGTCAAAAACCCCACGGGATGAAAGAAGataaaatgtaattatttcttaattaataaaacacaattaaagaAAACGGAAACAAGTTGGACAGGAAATATCCGCACAGGAAGTTGTCATTGGAACGTGCACTGACTTTATCTTTTATCACTATACGCCCACTTATACTTTTGCTTATATGAGCAACACTTATTCTTCATCATTCAGTGACGATGCATGATAGTTACAAAAATAACttggtaagtttttatttgcgATGACCGCATCGTATAAGggtttcaaaatatatatcatgaaatgattttattatatttgtgtatgattttttttgtgggtTAACGCTGGTGAAGCCAATGCCATTTTAGGCAATCGTGGCACCGATTGTGGCGAACCGAGGTGGTCAATGCGTTATACTAATAGTAAATGAGCCTGAAAAATGCCCAAATATGCcctgaaataattttatagAACAACGTTATAatataaacgttttaaaattggtatggaaaatactatttttaaataacggTTATAAAAATTGACAGAACATCTGCTATAATATAGGCAATCTAATTTTACACCGTTCGCTATATAATAGTGTTCAAATCTGCTGCAGCTTTTTGAAGCAATATAATCGAAAAGCGTTGCTCAAGTTGATGTTTTGTTTCCAAACCAGCAATACTTGACATGTACATACGAAACACTATTCTTCCAATTAATTTCTTGGATTTATCGAAAGGTAAATCAACCAATAAGTATTAAAAAACACGGGCAAATAAATTGCTTTGACATTTCGAAAATACGAATAACTGCTTGTTAACAGGCCCTTTAGTGTTGTTAGTCGTAATAGCAAACAATATACGTTTTAAACAAGCTATTATACGTATTTGCAAATTATCGACCAACATTTCACAGTTCAGCCACTGTGACCAACACGTAAGACTAGCTCTGGGTATAAAAGACAACGATGGCtgtaaaaattaactttatttaggttatttataattttattactactgtttatatataattttaccaTATCTGTACTTTTACTGTTGGTATTTCCATATTAAGAAACCATAAATGCAAACGAACAGTTAAGGTAAAACACAAACGTTTACCATAAATTCAAACAAGCCTTATGTTGAAATCTCGCTAAATAATCAgcacacaaacacacacacacatatatatataggtccctg
Protein-coding sequences here:
- the LOC100177610 gene encoding peroxiredoxin-6-like isoform X2, encoding MCDVRDSNHATWAVLFSHPADYTPVCSTELGAAALQHCEFQKRGVKMLEVSVDSVESHKGWVKDIQVLYSMSEKRFPFPLASVSRQLLSDLGMLDPDEVDSTGLPLTARCVFVIGPDKKLKLSILYPATTGRNFHEILRVIDSLQLTANSKVATPANWKKGEKCRVIPSLSDEEAVKLFPKGFEVTEVPSKKSYIRLTPDPSI
- the LOC100177610 gene encoding peroxiredoxin-6-like isoform X1, giving the protein MGINLGQVFPNFDCKTTEGDLNFHEYIKDSWAVLFSHPADYTPVCSTELGAAALQHCEFQKRGVKMLEVSVDSVESHKGWVKDIQVLYSMSEKRFPFPLASVSRQLLSDLGMLDPDEVDSTGLPLTARCVFVIGPDKKLKLSILYPATTGRNFHEILRVIDSLQLTANSKVATPANWKKGEKCRVIPSLSDEEAVKLFPKGFEVTEVPSKKSYIRLTPDPSI
- the LOC100175292 gene encoding peroxiredoxin-6-like, coding for MGVNLGQVFPNIDCKTTKGDYKLHDFINESWSILFSHPADYTPVCTTELGTAAQLKPEFDARGVKMIGLSIDSVDSHNGWIKDIQSYAGLQGEFPYPIIAGTRQTAADLGMLDPDEVDASGMALTARCVFIIGPDKKLKLSLLYPATTGRNFNEIIRVIDSLQLTATKKVATPANWKSGEDCMVVPSLSDAQATELFPKGFKVTEVPSKKSYIRLTPDPSK
- the LOC100185479 gene encoding regulator of G-protein signaling 2-like, yielding MAEKEIEELQGAFGKYRKISLSNIQPKAKETSKEKKSTTVKLRKEQNSLTTSKQDTNHRSAPQLLKLFNEKSIGGENTHRSPGRRQRPKSLFFGNQGTSIMRRPRPASIPSYTLADVLDNKKLRMSFKNFLESEFSSENLEFWCSCEQYRKVKRTAQRGQDAETIYQTFVSPMSENQVNIDHVTRRQITLALTSGDPLPCNVFDNAQRYIYSIMENDSFPRFILSSYFKEASKKKSSLELLFGNLLPNKTPSPRTSSKNSENDNSNNGYVLRLQNPTKYT